The DNA window TAGTTGGACATACTATCATCAAATATTTGTCTACGATATTTCACTACCAATACTAGATGATAGTGCAAAAGAAAGACTGAATGTTTATTACTATCTAATTTCATTATGTTATCAACCTTTATGTATGTACAGACTGATTTTAACATAATTTACTAATAGCTACAAATACTTTGGCTGACGCCAACCGAAAATTCATCTCCCACATACTCATTGGGCTACGCCCTTCACATTCCTTGAAGTGAGAGAATTCTTTTCGGAAACCTAGTTAAATATTCTTTCTTCTTCCCTAATGACTATCATTTTAATCATAATTTTTTAATTTAATTTGATTTTTTATGATAAAATGCGTCAATAGTAAGATCATCCTTTTCTCCCATTCTGGTGTTTTTATGTGAAAGGCTAATACATGCGAGGATGGGTCAAAAAGTACTTGCAAAGAAGTTGGCATAAAGTCTTTCATTAAATGTGCAAGAGCAATTTTTTGTTTTTTAAAAATGATCTGTTCATTTTCCAAACATATATCAATTCTTTTCCCTCCCATTTCATGAGAATGAGAGAGGTTAATTTCTCCATCAACTAGTTTTCCGTGTAGGAGAAGGTTATTTTCATTGTATAAGAGAAAATGGAGTTCTTTTTGATTTAAAAAAACGGCTTTTGAATGATAGACTCTTTGGCCATTTGTATTATAAAAATTCACACAGTGGTTTTTCCATTTAATTGCCACTAACTGTTGACCTTTTGCTCGGCATCTGATCCTATTTTTCTTAGACACTCTAAACGAAGATTCTGCTTGCATTTGATATAGAATTGAAATGAACATGAATGCAGTTGATAGAATCATCGATATACTGTAAATCAAGTCTACCTTTTGACTGATCAGAAAAAGATAGAATACACTCAAAAACAGCGCAAAGACACTCAATCTAAGATATCTCCCAGCTAACTGATTATATATATCCACGATGGTCATGTTTTGCTCCTTTTTCAGTCGTTCTAACTGACTTGTATCACCGACTTAGAGTCATTTGCTTCATAAACCTAGGATTTTTCACTTTATCTATTAGGCTCATTTCGCATGCTTTGTGGCTCTAGCATATAAAAACGGATGTGAACACACTTTTCTTTCCTCATCTCGAGTTAAAAATAATACGAAAAAATGCCCGAAATCACTCTTCATCTCGAAATAGGGACTAATTCGAAAAACCACATTCTTTGCGAAAACAGCCATTTATTAATAAAGCATATGCAGTAATGAATTGATTTAGTAGAACTTTTCATACAGAGTTATGCAGACATTTCAAAACCTCCACAAACTAATTGTAGAGGTCAGTAGATCAGTTATAGAAGAGTGCGTCAGCATTATCCCGCAATCTCTGTAAATCTATCAATGCTTCTAATCCATCACGAAATCCTTCTAAAAAAGGCTTTCAAGCTTGGTCGTATCTCTTTCAATTCTCCCTACTTTCAATGGTTGTTTAGGGCGGATCAAAAGGACATTCCCTTGTTTTACTTGCTCTTCTAAGGAAGCTATGGTTTGATTATACACAAAATACCGACTTTTCGTGGTTTCAATTAGTTTTGGATATTGTTTGCACTTCTTTTTTAACAGAGGCTCGTTTGATATTCGGCATTTCTTGTTAAGATGACAACTTTTTTTGAAAGCCATCTTGTTGCGTTTTAAGGATTGGAACAGGATCTGCTATCCCCCCATCTAACAGTTTATAGGGTGCATACTCTACGATTGGTGCTACGACTGGCAGAGAGGCGGATGCACGAATAATTTGCAACAAATCATTTTGATAATCACTTCTAGTAAAATACCTCGACTGACCCGTTTGACAATCCGTCGTTCCAATTACAAATTCCGTCTGATTTGAAAGAAAAGTGTCGTAATCATAAGGAACGAGTTTGTTTGGAATTTCATCAAACACATAGTATACCCCTGCCATTATGGACATCGAAACCATGACTTCTGTTCTCCTCATCTGTTTCCTGTTGTATTCATCCACGGATCCTTAATAAAAACGTTACTTTTGGGGTCACAATGCAAAAAAGGACGCACTGCCTAACCAACATTTGTTTGTCCTTTGCAATTTTTAAATCTTTTTTCATATATTAGAATTCTATCCTAGTCAGCAAAAGTGAAAAAAAGAGCTTTCATCTTCTTTGCATCGAGTTATTCCGGATACATCTCTCGTAAAAAGGAAGTAGACTGATGGATTAATTCCTGCAAAACGTCCACTTCAATGTCCGCTACTTTATTAATATACACACAAGCTTTTCCTGAGGTATGTTGACCAAATTTGTTTAATAATTCATCTCTTTTCGTATCTCCAGTAGCAAAGTATAGACTGATTTTTGCCTTTCGTGGCGAGAAGCCAACGAGTGGAGCATCTCCTTCATGTCCTGTTGGGTAACGATAATGATACGACCCGAAACCGATAATACTAGGTCCCCACATTTTCCCTTGATACCCGGTAGTTTCCGTGAAAATGTCGAGTAAGCGATAAGCATCTTCTCGCTTTCTGGGGTTATCAACATTTTCAATAAACTCCATAACACTGTTATCCTTTTCTTTTGTTTTTAGTTCGTACACAGACAGTAACCTCCTTATGGTTTTTTGAAATGTTTTTTGAAATGTTTATTGAAAAACCGATTAATATCACGTTTATCTAATGGATTAACAGCAACAATCTTAGCGAAAATAGCCTTTCCTAGAGAATGATACATTTGGTTGTAGTCAAAAAATCTCAATAGGGATAGACTTCGTGGATCTGTTTGGATCAAATTTATTTCCTCTAAATAATGATGCCTTTTATTTTTTGAAACTCAATCTTCAAAGTTTAGGAAAAATCCTCACATTAAGAGTGGACATGAAAAACTTTAAAACTGCGAGTGATCGTTTTGAAAGATCAACCTCATCTGGTCTGAGGTAGAACATGAAAATTAACCCTTGTTTACATTCAATATCTGTACCAACAATCCTTTATTTTACACTTCCAAAGTTCTATTCTGAATTTTTTTCTTACAGAAGACGAAACACGAAAGGGATTTTGTATCGCTCTCCCTCATAGGCTTTAATTGCTGCCACAACTGGAAATACGACTAAAAATATGCCGAGCACCACCCATAATAATGCTCCAACTAAGACTATCACAAGGATCGAACAAATAATCCCATAGACCGTATAAGAAAGGAAAAAATTTATATACTCTCTTCCATGATAGTCAATAAATTCTGAGTCATCTCTTTTCAAAAGCCAAATAACGATCGGACCTAAAACCGCGGTAAAAAAACTAATGACATAAATCGCAGACGCCAATAGTCGTTCATCTTGAGAAGGCATTGAATCTCTCCTTGTTGTTCAAATTCTTTCTTCTATTCTTTTGTTTTGTTTTCCTTCCTTATTATATGAACATCCTTCAATTTAGTTTCATCGATATTCAAGGAATGAGGGTCGACGTTTTTGAATATATGTGTAGAGATGAGTTGTCCAAAAGGAGGGACAAGATTGCTGACTACTTTTGAAGCTTTTATTTTAGGCTTGATTCAAGGTTTAACCGAATTTTTACCGATATCAAGTACTGGACATTTATATCTTGGCCGTCATGCCTTCGGGTTAGATGAAGCGGGTTTATTTTTAGATACGATGTTACATTTGGGTACATTACTTGCCGTTTTGGTCGTTTTTCATAAGGAATTGCTATATATTTTGACTCATCCGTTTTCCAAATTGAGTGGTCTATTGGTCATAGGAACGATTCCAGCAGTCATTGTCGGCATTTCATTTGAAGACTACTTTGATCAAATTAGTCAAACAGGAAGCACGATTGGATGGGAGTTTCTCATCACCGGATTGATTTTATATTTTGCGGATGATATTAAGAATGGACATAAGACGATTCACTCTCTCCAATACGGAGATGCATTATTTATTGGCATATTTCAAGCAGCGGCCATTTTCCCTGCTCTCTCTCGATCCGGCCTCACTATCGCAGCTGGATTATTTCGAAAACTTGATAGAGAAACCGCAGCCTATTTTTCATTTTTACTTTCCACTCCAGCAATTCTAGGAGGTATTGTCTTTCAAGCTAAGGATTTGTTTTCCGGTCATTTCGAAAGCATTAGCCTCCAAGCCTTATTCATTGCCACTGTTTCATCTGCTCTATTCGGCTATTTTGCTATGGTGTATATGTTGAAAATATTAAAGACCTCATCATTAAAAGTGTTCTCTTATTATGTATGGGCACTTGGGTTCATCGTGCTAGTGGGGCAGTGGAGTGGCTTATTTTAAGGAGGCGATTTTGTGGAGGAATATATAACAAATATTGTGTTATGGCTAGGTAATTGGAATTATATCGGAATTGCCCTTCTTTTGATGATTGAAGTAATCCCAAGTGAAATCGTTTTAA is part of the Bacillus sp. 2205SS5-2 genome and encodes:
- a CDS encoding DUF1801 domain-containing protein — protein: MYELKTKEKDNSVMEFIENVDNPRKREDAYRLLDIFTETTGYQGKMWGPSIIGFGSYHYRYPTGHEGDAPLVGFSPRKAKISLYFATGDTKRDELLNKFGQHTSGKACVYINKVADIEVDVLQELIHQSTSFLREMYPE
- a CDS encoding DUF4870 domain-containing protein codes for the protein MPSQDERLLASAIYVISFFTAVLGPIVIWLLKRDDSEFIDYHGREYINFFLSYTVYGIICSILVIVLVGALLWVVLGIFLVVFPVVAAIKAYEGERYKIPFVFRLL
- a CDS encoding undecaprenyl-diphosphate phosphatase, which codes for MTTFEAFILGLIQGLTEFLPISSTGHLYLGRHAFGLDEAGLFLDTMLHLGTLLAVLVVFHKELLYILTHPFSKLSGLLVIGTIPAVIVGISFEDYFDQISQTGSTIGWEFLITGLILYFADDIKNGHKTIHSLQYGDALFIGIFQAAAIFPALSRSGLTIAAGLFRKLDRETAAYFSFLLSTPAILGGIVFQAKDLFSGHFESISLQALFIATVSSALFGYFAMVYMLKILKTSSLKVFSYYVWALGFIVLVGQWSGLF
- a CDS encoding DUF6363 domain-containing protein yields the protein MAFKKSCHLNKKCRISNEPLLKKKCKQYPKLIETTKSRYFVYNQTIASLEEQVKQGNVLLIRPKQPLKVGRIERDTTKLESLF
- a CDS encoding patatin-like phospholipase family protein, with the translated sequence MVSMSIMAGVYYVFDEIPNKLVPYDYDTFLSNQTEFVIGTTDCQTGQSRYFTRSDYQNDLLQIIRASASLPVVAPIVEYAPYKLLDGGIADPVPILKTQQDGFQKKLSS